One Bacillus sp. 1780r2a1 DNA segment encodes these proteins:
- a CDS encoding YheE family protein — protein sequence MITHFRIKPLYHQKEMPGWFISFYISGTYYEADYLKTGEVQFKHPLSPNINREEVISLIHELMLFHVYQD from the coding sequence ATGATTACACATTTCCGAATCAAGCCTTTGTATCACCAAAAAGAAATGCCGGGATGGTTCATCTCCTTTTATATAAGTGGTACTTATTACGAAGCAGACTATTTAAAGACCGGGGAAGTTCAGTTTAAACATCCACTCTCTCCAAACATTAATCGAGAAGAAGTCATTTCTCTTATTCATGAACTAATGTTATTTCACGTCTATCAAGACTAG
- a CDS encoding YheC/YheD family protein, producing the protein MITVYYSETDDTWYHQELHSSYVWGTQGVELPVKLDPTKASFRLRTRGSKAGPIIGIITSNAVLNTLNQKQHLLFKEIHQALQQTGGILVLFSPEQFHKHYVYGSYFEEISDQWCHATFPLPDFIYNRFPNRFTEHKKLKILLSQSKQLRIPLFNTSFFSKWETYELLSKNPTIQKHLPDTRLLLSLEDVRTMLKNHQKVYLKPIHGSKGKGIFTLTSHHDGSIQYESSHQKKTYLSLEHVPIPTRSYLVQETIDTDTLQDMRYDLRILANRFKKRYIISGIGVRQSERQTVTTHTLNGGIIKSIEELSYDIDHSFLTSLVDACGQQLHQHFQFVGEFSLDIGRTKAGDYYIFEINAKPMVFDEPHIRSVGIKHLVRLFYKLTNF; encoded by the coding sequence ATGATTACCGTTTATTATAGTGAAACAGACGATACTTGGTACCACCAAGAATTACATTCCTCCTATGTGTGGGGTACACAAGGTGTTGAGCTTCCGGTTAAGCTTGACCCTACTAAAGCTTCCTTTCGCTTGCGAACTAGAGGAAGTAAAGCAGGCCCTATAATTGGAATTATTACGAGCAACGCTGTTTTAAATACCCTGAACCAGAAGCAACACCTTCTCTTTAAAGAAATTCATCAAGCTTTACAACAAACTGGAGGAATACTTGTTTTATTTTCTCCTGAACAGTTTCACAAACATTACGTATATGGAAGTTATTTTGAGGAAATAAGCGATCAGTGGTGCCACGCTACGTTTCCTCTTCCTGATTTTATCTATAATCGCTTTCCAAATCGCTTTACTGAGCATAAAAAACTTAAAATATTACTTTCTCAAAGCAAGCAGCTTCGGATTCCACTCTTTAACACCAGCTTTTTTTCCAAGTGGGAGACATATGAGCTATTATCAAAAAACCCGACTATACAAAAGCACCTTCCTGATACTCGACTACTTTTATCGCTTGAAGATGTACGTACGATGCTTAAAAACCATCAAAAAGTGTACTTAAAACCAATTCACGGTAGCAAAGGGAAAGGAATTTTCACCTTAACATCTCATCACGATGGAAGCATTCAATATGAAAGTTCTCATCAAAAAAAGACCTACCTTTCTCTTGAACATGTGCCTATCCCTACCCGCTCTTATCTTGTTCAAGAAACGATTGACACCGATACTCTTCAAGACATGCGCTATGACCTCCGCATACTAGCTAATCGCTTTAAAAAACGATACATTATCAGTGGAATTGGAGTGAGACAAAGCGAGCGTCAAACCGTAACCACTCACACATTAAATGGGGGAATTATTAAATCTATTGAAGAGCTCTCTTATGATATAGACCATTCTTTTTTAACATCTCTAGTAGATGCATGTGGTCAGCAACTTCATCAGCACTTTCAATTTGTTGGAGAATTTTCACTTGATATTGGAAGAACAAAAGCCGGTGATTATTACATCTTTGAAATCAACGCCAAGCCGATGGTCTTTGATGAACCTCACATCCGATCCGTTGGTATCAAGCATCTGGTAAGGTTATTTTATAAATTAACGAATTTTTAA
- a CDS encoding YheC/YheD family protein: MTNLLFQLKVLPEQEDVLYVPSSLYHHKLDTIYFGTFSSTCQIYEAPEAVNEIKISQNLLGLLHLSTHHDVHIYTDEHSIYIGPLIGVLSAGFTGSLLRPIGKRSLLFAKLLSTASMTGGIPFLFGIHHIKWDSGTILGYFYTSSGWEQREVPLPNVIYNRLPNRKTESLDAFKMIKEKLADEYQIPLFNPNFFNKWTVHTLLQKDEAVKGFLPYTIDAPSLDQLSRMVENYGSIYLKPQNGSLGRGIYTLSYCSGQNVYQLCFKEESLIKKTHTSLAILVDEVFKTNEREHYIAQQAIPLLKKDNRIVDFRVHTNKNLNNQWELSAVAAKISGGETVTTHMTNGGEIEPLQRVFTNPETRKKIQKLLESTALLISLALDHQVEGLIGEIGFDFGVDTRGNIWMFEANSKPGRSIFSHPSLRKEDQYTRKLALEYAIFLSKQAILSLEASRP, from the coding sequence ATGACTAACTTACTTTTTCAATTAAAGGTGTTACCGGAACAAGAGGATGTACTGTATGTACCATCCTCTCTTTATCATCATAAATTAGATACTATTTATTTCGGTACGTTTTCTTCTACTTGTCAGATTTATGAAGCCCCTGAAGCTGTGAATGAAATCAAAATTTCACAAAACCTGCTGGGTTTATTGCATCTTTCGACTCATCATGATGTTCATATCTATACCGATGAGCATAGCATCTATATCGGTCCATTAATCGGCGTATTATCCGCAGGGTTTACAGGCTCTTTGCTACGTCCAATTGGAAAACGCTCTTTACTGTTTGCTAAGCTTTTGTCTACAGCTTCAATGACTGGAGGCATTCCTTTTTTATTTGGCATTCATCATATTAAGTGGGATTCTGGCACAATCTTAGGTTATTTTTATACATCAAGCGGTTGGGAGCAACGAGAAGTTCCTCTTCCAAATGTCATTTATAACCGATTACCCAATCGAAAAACAGAAAGTCTTGATGCCTTTAAAATGATTAAAGAAAAATTAGCCGATGAATATCAAATTCCGCTCTTTAACCCTAACTTCTTTAACAAGTGGACGGTTCATACCCTTCTACAAAAGGATGAAGCAGTTAAAGGATTCTTGCCGTACACCATTGATGCGCCAAGCTTAGATCAGTTGTCTCGAATGGTAGAAAACTACGGTTCAATCTATTTGAAACCCCAAAATGGAAGTTTAGGCCGTGGTATTTATACGCTTTCCTATTGTTCTGGTCAGAACGTTTATCAGCTTTGCTTTAAAGAAGAAAGCTTAATAAAAAAAACACATACTTCGCTAGCCATCTTAGTTGATGAGGTATTTAAAACAAATGAGAGAGAGCACTATATTGCACAGCAAGCCATTCCACTATTAAAAAAAGATAACCGAATTGTCGATTTCCGAGTTCATACCAATAAAAACTTAAACAATCAATGGGAATTATCTGCTGTTGCAGCAAAAATAAGTGGTGGAGAAACAGTCACGACACACATGACAAATGGAGGGGAAATCGAACCCTTACAGCGCGTTTTTACGAATCCAGAAACAAGAAAGAAAATACAGAAGCTATTGGAAAGTACCGCTCTGCTCATCAGCTTAGCATTAGATCATCAGGTGGAAGGACTTATTGGTGAAATTGGATTCGACTTCGGGGTTGATACGAGAGGAAACATATGGATGTTTGAAGCCAACTCCAAGCCAGGTCGATCTATTTTTTCACATCCATCTCTACGAAAAGAAGATCAATATACAAGAAAGCTTGCGTTGGAATATGCCATTTTCTTGTCAAAGCAAGCTATTTTATCCCTTGAGGCTTCACGTCCATGA
- a CDS encoding YheC/YheD family protein — translation MISLGFITIHPEQEVEYATNLAKYAAAYNIDFYRFTPFQLQPVSQKITGYKYNSETNEWQYDTFSLPMFIYDRCFYRGDSLSKKAIPIVNWLKQNPTITFLGYGLPNKWDVYTELIKDDNISPYLPSTTKITAEEQVTQLLRLHDAIILKPIAGAQGKGIVKLVQRFRIIEASFYSKKGLQTKQFTQLADFHAWLFNIMQNGTYLAQPFIPLLSLQYSPLDVRVLLQKDERGNWNEIGRGVRKGKEDSFITNISYGASISPFEELMKRLPPHKATFIADEISSLCNRIPLALEAQLPSLFELGLDICISRDYSIWLLDLNSKPGRKTIIETTPESTEKMYENVMAYCSYLATLPSSQHKE, via the coding sequence ATGATTTCATTAGGTTTTATTACCATTCATCCCGAGCAGGAAGTAGAATATGCAACCAACCTTGCAAAGTATGCGGCTGCGTACAATATTGATTTTTATCGATTTACGCCCTTTCAGCTTCAGCCGGTATCACAGAAAATTACGGGCTATAAATATAATTCAGAAACAAACGAATGGCAGTATGATACATTCTCTCTTCCTATGTTTATTTATGATCGCTGCTTTTATCGCGGAGATTCCCTCTCTAAAAAAGCTATACCCATTGTCAACTGGCTGAAACAAAATCCAACGATTACGTTCCTTGGATACGGACTACCGAATAAATGGGATGTTTATACAGAGCTCATAAAAGATGATAATATTTCTCCTTATCTTCCTTCAACAACGAAAATTACCGCTGAAGAGCAAGTAACGCAGCTGTTACGCTTACACGATGCCATTATTCTAAAACCAATTGCGGGTGCACAAGGAAAAGGAATTGTTAAGCTTGTTCAACGCTTTCGAATTATTGAAGCATCCTTTTATTCCAAAAAAGGTCTTCAAACAAAGCAGTTCACACAGCTAGCAGATTTTCATGCTTGGCTGTTTAACATTATGCAAAATGGAACGTATCTTGCTCAGCCTTTCATTCCGCTCTTATCGCTTCAGTACTCTCCTCTTGATGTGCGCGTTTTATTACAAAAAGATGAGAGAGGAAATTGGAACGAAATTGGAAGAGGCGTTCGAAAAGGAAAAGAAGACTCATTTATTACAAATATTAGCTACGGTGCTTCTATTTCACCATTTGAGGAGCTAATGAAGCGACTTCCTCCTCATAAAGCTACGTTTATCGCAGATGAAATAAGCAGCTTATGTAACCGAATACCGCTTGCACTAGAAGCTCAGCTTCCCTCTCTTTTTGAACTTGGCTTAGATATTTGTATTTCGAGAGACTACAGCATTTGGCTGCTTGATTTAAATTCAAAACCTGGAAGAAAAACAATCATTGAAACCACTCCAGAATCCACTGAAAAGATGTATGAAAATGTGATGGCCTATTGCTCATATTTAGCTACTTTACCTTCATCTCAGCATAAGGAGTAG
- a CDS encoding YheC/YheD family protein: protein MNPPCVTIKASQSKLGKNQVYMSHGLCQKLSCDTHITITFGRMHKEVSIIPFKSSDYCIMCCKTLLQEWGLFEDEIVLRFSSPSKDELLIGPVICVVTEIKSSLDLFGSITTFCEEFASLSDSENCFFYVSTLDDLLQGTKKGYTFQRNSWILQDVPLPNVIHNRIHNRKTENTVKFQELTIQAMDNEIPFFNAHYLNKWKVFERLSQTVHLNTYLPDTYQLRSKQDLLDALSSYQTIFLKPIHGSQGKHIFKIAQVDAQYQLDYTTVGHEFKKEYDSPHDIFETLFHTLKKQGFIIQEGINLQTYKGCPFDFRILCHKQSHAKWKVTSIVTRVSQKGFFVSNVARGGEIYSPKHILTSLYDEHTAKHIIALLKEIALEICVNLPFQDETYAEFGIDLAIDANGQPWIIEVNTKPSKQSDEASQTIRPSTKALMNYCLFITRFH from the coding sequence ATGAACCCTCCATGCGTAACGATTAAAGCATCTCAGTCAAAGCTGGGTAAAAATCAGGTTTACATGAGTCATGGACTTTGCCAAAAACTTAGCTGTGATACTCATATTACCATCACATTCGGCCGTATGCACAAAGAAGTGAGTATTATACCATTTAAAAGCTCTGATTACTGTATTATGTGTTGTAAAACTCTTTTACAAGAATGGGGACTATTTGAAGATGAAATCGTTTTGCGATTTTCTTCTCCATCTAAGGATGAACTATTAATTGGTCCCGTTATTTGTGTCGTCACGGAAATTAAGTCTTCGCTAGATCTTTTTGGCAGTATAACAACTTTCTGTGAAGAGTTTGCCTCTCTTAGCGATTCGGAAAACTGCTTCTTTTATGTGAGTACATTGGATGACTTACTGCAAGGAACGAAAAAAGGGTATACGTTCCAACGTAATTCTTGGATACTTCAAGATGTACCTCTGCCAAATGTCATTCATAACCGAATCCACAATCGAAAAACAGAGAATACGGTTAAATTTCAAGAACTTACTATTCAAGCAATGGACAATGAAATTCCCTTTTTTAACGCTCATTACTTAAACAAGTGGAAGGTGTTTGAACGCTTGTCGCAAACAGTCCACTTAAACACCTATTTACCGGATACGTATCAACTGCGGTCTAAGCAAGATCTATTAGATGCACTGTCATCCTACCAAACCATTTTTCTAAAACCTATACACGGTAGCCAAGGTAAACACATTTTTAAAATCGCACAAGTCGACGCTCAATATCAACTTGATTATACTACGGTTGGCCATGAGTTTAAAAAAGAATACGATTCCCCGCATGACATATTTGAAACTCTCTTTCACACGTTAAAAAAACAAGGATTTATCATCCAAGAAGGAATTAACCTTCAAACGTATAAGGGGTGCCCCTTTGACTTTCGTATTCTTTGTCACAAACAGTCCCATGCAAAATGGAAAGTAACATCGATTGTAACACGAGTTTCACAAAAAGGGTTCTTTGTCTCAAACGTTGCACGAGGAGGGGAAATTTATTCACCAAAACATATACTCACTTCATTATATGATGAACATACCGCTAAACATATCATCGCTTTATTAAAAGAGATTGCTCTTGAAATTTGTGTTAACTTGCCATTCCAAGATGAAACTTATGCCGAGTTTGGCATTGACTTAGCTATCGATGCTAACGGGCAGCCTTGGATTATCGAAGTAAATACAAAGCCTTCTAAACAAAGTGACGAAGCCTCTCAAACGATTCGTCCATCCACTAAAGCACTTATGAATTATTGCCTTTTTATTACACGTTTTCATTAA
- a CDS encoding DUF445 family protein, which translates to MEQFITIIIMAVIGAVIGGVTNHLAIKMLFHPYEAKYIFGKRIPFTPGLIPKRRDELAVQLGKTVVDHLLTPESLKRKLKDPAFHQILLGMANDGLKKVFTTKQTLAELLDAIGIKDAQDKTNKAIRKLVEKKYIEFMMSKSGQSLSSLLSKGTKQKVEQVIPVITKQICEKAVDYFESEEGKQRLERMIDDFLMKKGMLGNMIQMFLGNAKVIDKVQPEIIKFFKHEGTSELFESLIEKEWKKLQEKTVDEAEAFIGRETVLEGIQNIVDRTVSVESLFEKPVSELVAPAHSYVQKVVPVAVEKAGGFLVGRIDSLMSQLKLEDIVREQVESFSVERIEELILGISKREFKMITYLGALLGGIIGVVQGIIALFLV; encoded by the coding sequence ATGGAACAGTTTATTACAATTATTATTATGGCTGTTATTGGGGCAGTCATCGGTGGTGTTACGAACCACTTAGCTATTAAAATGTTGTTTCATCCATACGAAGCCAAGTATATATTTGGGAAAAGGATTCCATTTACTCCTGGACTTATCCCAAAAAGACGAGATGAACTTGCTGTTCAGCTTGGAAAAACGGTGGTTGATCACTTATTAACACCGGAAAGCTTAAAAAGAAAGTTAAAAGATCCAGCCTTTCATCAAATCTTGTTAGGAATGGCAAATGACGGGCTTAAAAAGGTATTTACAACGAAGCAAACGTTAGCTGAACTGCTTGATGCTATCGGGATTAAAGACGCTCAGGATAAGACAAACAAGGCTATTCGTAAGCTTGTAGAAAAGAAGTATATTGAATTTATGATGAGCAAATCAGGTCAATCGCTTTCTTCTTTATTAAGTAAGGGTACAAAGCAAAAGGTCGAGCAAGTTATTCCTGTTATCACCAAACAAATTTGTGAAAAAGCGGTTGATTATTTTGAAAGCGAAGAGGGAAAACAGCGCTTAGAACGTATGATTGATGACTTTTTAATGAAAAAAGGAATGCTTGGAAACATGATTCAAATGTTTCTTGGAAATGCAAAGGTCATTGATAAGGTTCAACCAGAGATTATTAAATTCTTCAAGCATGAAGGAACGAGTGAATTATTTGAAAGTCTAATTGAAAAAGAGTGGAAGAAGCTGCAAGAAAAGACGGTAGATGAGGCAGAAGCGTTTATCGGAAGAGAGACAGTATTAGAGGGTATTCAGAATATTGTTGATCGTACTGTATCGGTAGAAAGCTTATTTGAAAAGCCTGTTTCTGAGCTGGTAGCACCTGCTCATTCGTATGTGCAAAAGGTTGTGCCAGTCGCTGTTGAAAAAGCAGGTGGTTTTTTAGTAGGGCGCATTGATTCATTAATGAGCCAGCTCAAGTTAGAAGATATTGTTCGTGAGCAGGTAGAGTCCTTTTCAGTCGAGCGCATTGAGGAATTAATTTTAGGGATTTCAAAGCGCGAATTTAAGATGATCACGTATCTAGGAGCTTTACTTGGAGGGATAATTGGAGTGGTTCAAGGCATTATTGCTCTGTTTCTTGTCTAG
- a CDS encoding YlbF family regulator: MSVNLYDVANELERAIRQSDDYTNLKSLYAAVNNDEGSKQLFERFRTLQMELQQKQMTGQEITEEEVQRAQQTVAIVQQDENIAKLMEAEQRMSMVIGELNKIIMKPLEELYAE; the protein is encoded by the coding sequence ATGTCTGTAAACTTGTACGATGTAGCAAATGAATTAGAAAGAGCCATTCGTCAAAGCGACGATTATACAAACCTAAAAAGCTTGTATGCGGCTGTAAACAATGACGAAGGTTCAAAGCAATTATTTGAGCGCTTTCGTACATTACAAATGGAATTACAGCAAAAGCAAATGACGGGTCAAGAAATCACGGAGGAAGAAGTTCAACGAGCACAGCAAACAGTAGCAATCGTTCAACAAGATGAAAATATCGCGAAGCTAATGGAAGCTGAGCAACGTATGAGCATGGTAATTGGTGAATTAAACAAAATTATCATGAAGCCATTAGAAGAATTATACGCTGAATAA
- a CDS encoding GntR family transcriptional regulator: MDFKLREDLPIFQQIAEQVETSILDGSIQEGDRVPSTNEFAKYYQINPATAAKGVNQLVDQEILFKKRGVGMFVADGARSIILEKRKKAFFDQYIVPLKQEAEKLGIQLEELQSLLKREE; the protein is encoded by the coding sequence ATGGATTTTAAATTAAGAGAGGATCTGCCGATTTTCCAGCAGATTGCAGAGCAGGTTGAAACCAGTATATTGGATGGATCCATTCAAGAAGGTGACCGTGTTCCTTCTACGAATGAGTTTGCCAAGTACTATCAAATTAATCCAGCCACTGCTGCTAAAGGAGTTAATCAGCTTGTTGACCAAGAAATTTTGTTTAAGAAGAGGGGCGTAGGGATGTTTGTAGCAGATGGAGCTAGGAGTATTATTTTAGAAAAAAGAAAAAAGGCATTTTTTGATCAATACATCGTCCCCTTAAAGCAAGAAGCTGAAAAGCTAGGAATCCAGCTTGAGGAACTACAGTCTTTATTAAAGAGGGAGGAATAA
- a CDS encoding ABC transporter ATP-binding protein, with product MNIAVEHVTKTFGEKTALSNLSLQLEANKIYGLLGRNGAGKTTLMQMLAGHITPTDGQVKVEGLSPFENREVLKNICFISENNNFKKKLKIKDVLKVASLVYPNWSQDIANDLLTRFNLEGKMSTKGLSKGMESALGITIGLASQAPLTIFDEPYIGLDASARYLFYDLILEAYEEKPRTIILSTHLIDEVSNLFEEVVVIQKGKKLLHETAENMMNKALHISGKEEVVDAFIKNQNVIYESTLVGKKSAVLYGESHNPSEVREHGLTIESINVQQLMVYLTEDKRSGKLYV from the coding sequence GTGAATATTGCGGTTGAACACGTTACAAAAACGTTTGGGGAGAAAACGGCTTTAAGTAATTTAAGTTTACAGCTAGAAGCTAATAAAATTTATGGTTTGCTGGGAAGGAACGGAGCAGGAAAAACCACGCTTATGCAGATGCTAGCAGGACACATCACACCAACTGATGGTCAGGTGAAAGTTGAGGGGCTATCACCTTTTGAAAATCGAGAGGTTTTGAAGAATATTTGTTTCATTAGTGAGAATAACAACTTTAAAAAAAAGCTTAAAATTAAAGATGTTTTAAAAGTGGCATCTCTTGTTTATCCAAACTGGTCACAAGATATTGCGAATGATTTATTAACACGTTTTAATCTTGAAGGGAAAATGAGTACTAAAGGCTTATCAAAAGGAATGGAATCTGCTTTAGGCATCACGATTGGTTTAGCTAGTCAAGCACCGCTTACCATTTTTGACGAGCCATATATTGGATTAGATGCGTCAGCACGCTATTTGTTTTACGATTTGATTTTGGAAGCGTACGAGGAGAAACCTCGAACAATTATTTTATCTACACATTTAATTGATGAAGTAAGTAATTTATTTGAAGAAGTAGTGGTTATTCAAAAAGGCAAGAAGCTGCTGCATGAAACAGCGGAAAATATGATGAATAAAGCTCTTCATATTAGCGGGAAAGAAGAAGTAGTTGATGCTTTTATTAAAAACCAGAACGTGATTTATGAATCGACTCTTGTAGGGAAAAAATCTGCTGTGTTATATGGTGAATCCCATAATCCTAGTGAAGTACGTGAGCATGGTTTAACGATTGAATCTATTAACGTTCAACAATTAATGGTTTATCTCACAGAAGATAAAAGGAGTGGAAAGCTTTATGTTTAA
- a CDS encoding Cof-type HAD-IIB family hydrolase: MTYRLLALNIDGTILNSQGRVTKETKEAIQFVKNKGVYVTLVTNRHFPSARKIARSLKIHPTMLITHSGGFIASSVDKPVLDRRLSEEKTFNLIQLLENFNCHIRILHERFSIGNRVKLPNNIVAKTMLKTGEPLFYPVQFVDSLGDTLRDEPVSTPKIEVYFADKREKEYAEQTIASAVKDIEWFSYPNENRCYITPKGANKASGIRYVASRLGIPMEDVVSIGNCYDDVEMIEQAGMGVAMGHSPTDLKMLADWVTRSNNENGVAYMIKELFRKQQRLGYLNQLDGTKLN; the protein is encoded by the coding sequence ATGACATATCGATTACTAGCGTTAAATATTGATGGTACCATTTTAAATAGTCAAGGCCGTGTGACAAAAGAAACGAAAGAAGCAATTCAGTTCGTTAAAAATAAAGGCGTCTATGTTACGCTCGTAACGAATCGCCACTTTCCATCTGCTCGAAAAATTGCAAGGAGCTTAAAAATTCATCCAACAATGCTCATTACACACAGTGGTGGATTTATTGCTTCTTCGGTTGATAAACCCGTATTAGACCGAAGATTAAGCGAGGAAAAAACGTTTAATCTTATTCAGCTGTTAGAGAACTTTAACTGTCATATTCGAATTTTACATGAACGCTTTTCAATTGGTAATCGTGTAAAGCTTCCAAATAATATCGTTGCTAAAACGATGTTAAAAACAGGGGAGCCGCTCTTTTATCCTGTTCAGTTTGTAGACTCATTGGGAGATACGTTAAGGGATGAGCCAGTATCGACTCCAAAGATAGAAGTGTATTTTGCAGATAAAAGAGAAAAGGAATATGCAGAACAGACCATTGCATCTGCGGTAAAGGATATTGAATGGTTTTCTTATCCTAACGAAAATCGGTGCTACATTACGCCAAAAGGAGCGAATAAAGCATCGGGTATTCGCTATGTTGCAAGTCGACTAGGAATTCCAATGGAAGATGTCGTTTCAATCGGCAATTGTTATGATGACGTGGAAATGATTGAGCAAGCCGGTATGGGTGTAGCGATGGGACATTCACCAACCGATCTTAAAATGCTGGCTGATTGGGTTACAAGGTCAAACAATGAAAACGGAGTGGCATATATGATTAAAGAGCTGTTTAGAAAACAGCAGCGATTAGGTTACTTGAATCAACTTGATGGGACTAAACTAAACTAA
- a CDS encoding coproporphyrinogen III oxidase has product MKIYVKGLEDERFLRPLQLISDLFFEESDVSFTPNQEDLQITFTLTVNEQISAHISLEARDDDKVYTEELSKPNLIGLAEKEQFKQVKNVVLRAFLAVLQEYTNIVQKWGVLTGIRPTKLLHMKLQAGKTKKEAHQELKEQYLITDDKIQLMQDIVDRQLAAVPDLHELANEVSIYIGIPFCPTKCAYCTFPAYAINGRQGSVNSFLGGLHYEMREIGKWLKEHNIKITTVYYGGGTPTSITAEEMDMLYEEMYESFPDVKNIREITVEAGRPDTITADKLKVLQKWNIDRISVNPQSYTQETLKAIGRHHTVEETIEKFHLSREMNMNNINMDLIIGLPNEGVTEFAHTLKESKKLLPESLTVHTLSFKRASEMTQNKRKYKVADRYEISKMMDMATEWTKENGYKPYYLYRQKNILGNLENVGYAFPGQESIYNIMIMEEKQTIIGLGCGASSKFVHPKTGVITRFANPKDPKSYNDGFKHYTEEKIKLLTDLFNV; this is encoded by the coding sequence GTGAAAATATATGTTAAAGGGTTAGAAGACGAACGGTTTCTTCGACCGCTTCAGCTCATTTCGGATTTATTCTTTGAAGAGAGCGATGTTTCTTTTACTCCAAATCAAGAAGACTTACAAATTACGTTTACACTAACTGTCAATGAGCAGATTTCAGCACATATTTCCTTAGAGGCTCGAGACGACGATAAAGTATATACAGAAGAACTATCAAAGCCAAACTTAATAGGTTTAGCTGAAAAAGAACAGTTTAAGCAAGTGAAAAATGTTGTCCTTCGCGCCTTCTTAGCTGTGCTCCAAGAGTATACGAATATCGTACAAAAGTGGGGAGTTCTAACGGGAATTCGTCCAACAAAGCTTCTTCATATGAAGCTTCAAGCTGGAAAAACAAAAAAGGAAGCTCATCAGGAGTTGAAAGAGCAGTATTTAATTACGGACGATAAAATTCAGCTGATGCAGGATATTGTTGATCGCCAACTAGCTGCTGTTCCGGATCTTCATGAGTTAGCTAATGAAGTTAGTATCTATATTGGCATTCCTTTTTGTCCGACAAAATGCGCATACTGCACGTTTCCCGCGTATGCAATTAACGGGCGCCAAGGTTCGGTAAATTCATTTCTAGGCGGCCTTCACTACGAAATGCGAGAAATTGGAAAATGGTTAAAAGAACACAATATTAAAATTACAACCGTTTATTACGGTGGAGGAACACCGACAAGCATTACTGCTGAAGAAATGGACATGCTGTATGAAGAAATGTATGAATCCTTTCCTGATGTAAAAAACATTCGTGAAATTACGGTGGAAGCAGGTCGTCCTGATACCATTACAGCTGATAAGTTAAAAGTGCTGCAAAAATGGAATATTGACCGCATTAGCGTCAACCCGCAGTCGTATACGCAAGAGACGTTAAAAGCGATCGGACGCCATCATACGGTTGAAGAGACGATTGAAAAATTCCATTTATCTCGTGAAATGAACATGAACAATATTAATATGGATTTGATTATTGGGTTACCAAATGAAGGTGTAACGGAGTTTGCACATACGTTAAAAGAATCAAAGAAGCTGTTGCCTGAATCATTGACGGTTCATACGCTTTCTTTTAAGCGTGCATCTGAAATGACGCAAAATAAGCGTAAATATAAAGTGGCTGATCGTTATGAAATCAGCAAGATGATGGATATGGCAACAGAGTGGACAAAAGAAAATGGCTACAAGCCTTACTATTTGTATCGTCAAAAAAATATTTTAGGTAATCTTGAAAATGTCGGCTATGCATTTCCAGGTCAAGAGAGCATCTATAATATTATGATTATGGAAGAGAAACAGACGATTATTGGATTAGGGTGCGGAGCTTCTAGTAAATTTGTTCATCCAAAGACAGGTGTGATTACGCGTTTTGCTAATCCGAAAGATCCTAAGTCATACAATGATGGGTTTAAGCACTATACAGAAGAAAAAATTAAGTTGTTAACTGATTTATTCAATGTTTAA